A genomic window from Corticium candelabrum chromosome 8, ooCorCand1.1, whole genome shotgun sequence includes:
- the LOC134183613 gene encoding arsenite methyltransferase-like — MASCWRGSKDGDGEVYHQASELYVPTGCRLIDRLVKPVRGEAILDVGCGTGRLTLELASRVGTSGRAVGVDLGESRIKVAREELAKRADDFPHVQFLEGSVKEAMAWGPFNAIFSNYVFHWFERSERLSIMQDIYESLTPGGRLVFCCLPSQTQHKFIEADIFALAMPGRDYESTLGLKYDSSAVWSQVCTQAGFSVEVCEEYDDEKRSPSLPACLRDLEASVPNFKLHSLKDEDFEFLKKRYGYGYGEEVVYDFKELVILAKK; from the coding sequence ATGGCGTCATGTTGGCGTGGTAGTAAAGACGGAGACGGTGAAGTCTATCACCAAGCCTCAGAACTATACGTTCCTACTGGATGTCGTCTGATAGATAGACTTGTTAAGCCAGTACGTGGGGAAGCCATTCTCGATGTCGGTTGTGGTACCGGGCGTCTCACATTGGAATTGGCATCACGAGTTGGAACGTCCGGTAGAGCAGTCGGCGTCGATTTGGGCGAAAGTAGAATTAAAGTTGCTAGGGAAGAGTTAGCAAAGAGAGCTGATGACTTTCCTCACGTTCAATTTCTGGAAGGAAGCGTCAAAGAAGCCATGGCATGGGGTCCGTTTAATGCAATCTTCAGCAACTATGTGTTTCATTGGTTTGAGCGAAGTGAACGTCTATCCATCATGCAAGACATTTATGAGAGTCTGACACCTGGCGGACGccttgtgttttgttgtttacctTCACAGACTCAACACAAATTTATTGAAGCAGACATCTTTGCTCTTGCCATGCCTGGTAGAGATTATGAATCAACACTGGGCTTGAAATATGATTCGTCGGCTGTTTGGTCGCAGGTTTGTACACAAGCTGGATTTAGCGTCGAGGTTTGTGAGGAGTATGATGATGAGAAGAGATCTCCCAGCCTGCCAGCATGTCTGAGAGATCTAGAAGCAAGTGTTCCAAATTTCAAGCTTCACTCGCTCAAAGATGAAGACTTTGAATTCTTGAAGAAACGATATGGATATGGATATGGTGAAGAGGTTGTATATGATTTTAAGGAGCTCGTTATTTTGGCAAAGAAGTAA
- the LOC134183614 gene encoding uncharacterized protein LOC134183614: MEDMRTIDVDNSTDVHCYVVFSPTVHFVEYGTLMGVAKFQGKLNVTLMSKDRDRTNITCIGKSARAALVFDGLDSIVITNLTFTGCYAQENGLPTFSVVSVINSRKLIVNSCRFFENEGTGIGIQNVYDSVKLSHCKFIGSNVSTSAGVQISLDHHLPSTSYAVVITIEFCHFLNLNDKRIIQTDICFGNGTGICLLGNLTTYRYPVNISIFSSVFDNNIAANGAGVYINVDSSPDDFHVLIDKCVFSNCRTQSNVYVEHQGHIPKQGFGGAIVLLMYGESKGTIAINNSLLDSNYANVGAAIAVFFLENSTKIHVTVASSNFTNNLAKLGGALSLTSIMKTGQWPVTTLLRDASFVGNKVLKGGKGSALVTLQADVSLTGVTKVKSNNGSAFLIIGHTWVIVSDSVTFSDNHGLQGGAMYLNKRSAIRFHKGATLTFENNTAYSGGALFVHNMGVSREWLLLGTTARNYYCFITPFSIDSQDNFFPSKQKHLKATIKFVNNKADVVGRGGAIYAYSLDVCAWQEGSGLNFTHALRSSSFLYVNNWPNDMRSQMVAINATLEADTMDHKTKHHLLNSDTRCSDNRNVYCITPGISYILKARGQDSLGYDVSGAVIVRTNTTNINISRYHHLLTHPEGQTQEFQFTAGIGWASLHVTGSPNTTAEILVRPQMSSFQQVFIVRLINCFAGFRYDSKSRTCKCDIGKGKHNHIRECRYYGEVRVQAGFWIGHITTDGPLVSYSCPVGYCSCHSDSCWFDPRVRPDRQCTKGRDGTLCGKCAENYSATFGSLYSKCEPNCKNEYKWELPLLGLVSAFVVVAAVLFNLNVAAGVFRSFVFYFQMVGFTLNAVAPGGILSQKWVAYFAGIANLNIREGICMWENMTPLHSTVLQYFMPTCIFVCMAIFVILARKFPRMARIPVLRAFWSLLTLTYVSISYTTFILLQCVPLEDGDDYYWYGDATVRCFTGQHTKFAITAIIIAIFYVIPFPFFVAFGLPWITKLKPVSDISLQAFKGQYWWGEGWNFGRRLLLIVIHCFSGEPHLHQTLMIIFISAFLAFHGQLQPYFRIRDNIVETCLLFNLVVVNALQMHTFRTPVPSYITETLFLVPYAAACFWFLFYAWQRYGKKGGNEERKSKTPHGKKSSHNTDSGSQEMQPLNMTNGGKSNPSISLDKDQIMDESNDALREPLLILTCN, translated from the coding sequence ATGGAAGACATGAGAACGATTGATGTGGACAACTCTACTGATGTGCACTGTTACGTCGTCTTCTCACCAACTGTTCATTTCGTGGAGTACGGCACATTGATGGGCGTGGCCAAGTTTCAGGGCAAACTGAATGTGACCTTGATGAGTAAAGATCGTGATCGGACGAACATAACGTGCATTGGTAAATCAGCTCGTGCGGCTTTGGTTTTCGATGGTTTGGACAGCATCGTGATCACAAACTTGACATTTACCGGATGCTATGCACAAGAAAACGGTTTGCCGACTTtctctgttgtgtctgtcattAACAGCAGAAAGCTGATAGTAAATTCATGCAGATTTTTCGAAAACGAAGGCACCGGGATTGGCATACAAAATGTGTACGATTCAGTGAAACTATCCCATTGTAAGTTTATTGGATCAAATGTTAGTACTTCGGCTGGAGTCCAAATTTCTCTTGATCACCATTTACCCTCGACTTCATATGCTGTAGTGATCACAATAgaattttgtcattttttaaatttaaatgaCAAACGGATAATCCAGACAGACATCTGTTTTGGAAATGGTACAGGAATCTGTCTCCTCGGAAACCTCACAACATACAGGTATCCAGTAAATATATCCATTTTCTCTTCAGTTTTTGACAACAACATTGCAGCGAATGGTGCTGGTGTCTACATTAATGTGGACTCATCACCTGATGACTTTCATGTTCTGATTGATAAGTGTGTTTTTTCCAATTGCCGTACTCAGAGCAATGTCTATGTAGAGCACCAAGGGCACATTCCAAAGCAGGGCTTTGGAGGAGCAATTGTACTGTTGATGTATGGAGAAAGCAAAGGTACTATTGCTATAAACAATTCCTTGTTGGATTCAAATTACGCAAATGTAGGAGCTGCAATTGCAGTTTTCTTTCTTGAAAATTCTACTAAAATTCACGTTACAGTGGCAAGTTCAAATTTTACAAACAATTTGGCTAAACTAGGTGGTGCACTTTCATTGACTAGTATCATGAAGACAGGACAATGGCCAGTGACAACGCTACTCCGAGACGCTTCGTTTGTTGGAAACAAAGTGTTGAAAGGAGGAAAAGGCAGTGCGTTAGTTACTCTTCAAGCTGACGTATCTCTAACTGGAGTGACAAAAGTAAAATCCAATAATGGATCTGCATTTCTAATTATTGGTCATACTTGGGTGATTGTATCTGATTCAGTCACATTTTCTGACAATCATGGTCTGCAAGGTGGGGCAATGTATTTGAATAAACGATCCGCAATTCGTTTCCACAAAGGTGCAACACTAACATTTGAAAACAACACTGCATATAGTGGTGGTGCTCTGTTTGTGCATAATATGGGTGTGTCCAGAGAATGGCTTTTGCTTGGCACTACTGCACGGAATTACTACTGTTTCATAACTCCATTTAGTATTGATAGTCAAGACAATTTCTTTCctagcaaacaaaaacatctAAAAGCAACAATCAAGTTTGTCAACAACAAAGCAGATGTGGTTGGTAGAGGTGGAGCTATCTATGCATATTCATTGGACGTTTGTGCATGGCAAGAAGGCAGTGGCTTGAACTTTACACATGCACTCAGATCATCTAGCTTTTTGTATGTCAACAATTGGCCCAACGATATGAGGTCCCAAATGGTTGCAATCAATGCAACACTGGAAGCTGACACAATGGACCACAAAACCAAACATCATTTGTTGAACAGTGACACTCGATGTTCTGATAATAGAAATGTCTATTGTATTACCCCTGGTATTTCATATATTCTGAAAGCTAGGGGACAAGATTCTCTTGGTTATGATGTTTCTGGAGCAGTAATAGTCAGAACAAAtactacaaacataaacatttCACGTTATCACCACCTGTTAACTCATCCAGAAGGTCAAACTCAGGAATTTCAATTTACAGCTGGTATTGGTTGGGCGAGCTTACACGTCACCGGTTCTCCGAACACAACAGCAGAAATTTTAGTTCGACCTCAAATGTCATCCTTCCAGCAGGTCTTCATTGTCAGGCTAATCAATTGCTTTGCTGGTTTTCGATATGATTCAAAGTCTCGAACCTGCAAGTGTGATATTGGTAAAGGCAAACACAATCATATCAGGGAATGTCGATACTATGGTGAAGTAAGAGTGCAAGCTGGATTTTGGATTGGTCACATTACTACCGATGGACCTCTTGTATCATACAGTTGCCCAGTTGGTTATTGCTCTTGCCATAGTGACAGCTGCTGGTTTGATCCACGTGTTCGACCAGATAGACAATGTACTAAAGGACGTGATGGAACTCTCTGTGGAAAATGTGCTGAAAACTACAGTGCAACATTTGGTTCACTCTATTCTAAATGTGAACCTAACTGTAAGAATGAATACAAGTGGGAGCTTCCTTTACTGGGATTAGTCTCAGCCTTTGTAGTGGTCGCTGCAGTCTTATTCAACTTAAATGTGGCTGCTGGTGTATTCCGTTCATTCGTGTTTTACTTCCAGATGGTTGGATTTACACTAAATGCAGTTGCGCCGGGTGGAATTCTCTCTCAGAAATGGGTTGCTTACTTTGCTGGCATTGCCAACTTGAACATCCGGGAGGGTATATGTATGTGGGAGAACATGACACCACTTCACAGTACTGTGCTCCAGTACTTTATGCCAACGTGCATCTTTGTCTGTATGGCTATCTTTGTCATCTTGGCTCGAAAGTTTCCTCGTATGGCACGAATTCCTGTCCTTCGTGCATTTTGGAGTTTACTGACATTGACTTATGTTAGTATATCATACACAACATTTATTCTTTTGCAATGTGTGCCATTAGAAGATGGAGATGATTACTACTGGTATGGAGATGCTACCGTTAGATGTTTTACTGGTCAACATACCAAATTTGCCATTACTGCTATCATTATTGCCATTTTCTACGTTATTCCATTTCCTTTCTTTGTTGCATTTGGTTTGCCTTGGATTACCAAACTCAAACCAGTATCTGACATCAGTCTTCAAGCTTTCAAAGGGCAGTATTGGTGGGGAGAAGGTTGGAATTTTGGTCGAAGGCTTCTGCTAATTGTTATTCATTGCTTTTCTGGTGAACCACATCTCCATCAGACACTGATGATTATTTTCATTTCTGCTTTTCTTGCATTTCACGGTCAGCTTCAGCCTTACTTTCGTATTCGTGACAATATTGTGGAGACATGTCTTCTTTTCAatcttgttgttgtgaatGCACTGCAGATGCACACATTTCGCACCCCTGTGCCATCCTACATTACAGAAACTCTGTTTCTTGTTCCTTATGCTGCCGCTTGTTTTTGGTTCCTTTTCTATGCTTGGCAGAGATATGGAAAGAAAGGGGGAAACGAAGAACGGAAAAGCAAAACCCCACATGGGAAAAAATCCAGTCATAACACTGATAGTGGTTCCCAGGAAATGCAGCCTTTAAACATGACTAATGGCGGCAAATCCAACCCGTCTATATCACTTGATAAAGATCAGATAATGGATGAATCAAATGATGCGCTGCGCGAGCCTTTGTTGATTCTTACGTGCAATTAG